From a region of the Nitrospirota bacterium genome:
- a CDS encoding polysaccharide export protein, whose amino-acid sequence MRCSLPDGSFPTNMNTIDRGRVPQRRGTVGVMKAAGRAGPHQLMLGVIVVAMVGCSSWSGVIQPKVPDNIPSVYVMSGGDEPSGPAVTTLEAPEPDPEDLIEAGDVLEIVVRRGAGEEKYQAAVRANGIVTVSFQEINVKGLTEFQAEERINQELSKVIRNPSSQVRVAQKTAGRAKNYYAIGEVKSPGKIPIARRMTLLQAVAVAGGYTDIALTEKVVVISKQSGRKPLIRIVNMKVALISGDQAPDIPINDNDIIFVPRSTAGDFLNYYNKVALPIIGSVTNVLNGVFIGKALDASFRTPTDQPVTPAIPVCWVAGVLYGDHAWQTNVLRWYITGPLSEHRVGRWFADLYRRHGQQVAHVLERHPSLQMFVKPLFDRLLAQAIKTIETRTHRESPVVAAAGLP is encoded by the coding sequence ATGCGCTGCAGTTTGCCTGACGGGTCGTTCCCAACGAATATGAATACGATTGACCGCGGCAGGGTTCCCCAACGCCGAGGGACAGTGGGGGTGATGAAAGCTGCAGGCCGGGCCGGGCCTCATCAGCTGATGCTTGGCGTGATCGTCGTCGCCATGGTCGGATGTTCGAGTTGGAGCGGCGTGATCCAGCCGAAGGTTCCCGATAACATCCCTTCCGTGTATGTCATGTCCGGAGGCGACGAACCGTCCGGACCAGCCGTGACGACGCTGGAAGCCCCCGAACCGGATCCTGAAGACCTGATTGAAGCCGGTGACGTGTTGGAGATCGTGGTTCGGCGCGGCGCGGGAGAGGAAAAATACCAGGCGGCCGTCCGGGCCAACGGCATCGTCACGGTGTCGTTTCAGGAAATCAACGTCAAGGGGCTGACCGAGTTCCAGGCTGAAGAGCGCATCAATCAAGAATTGTCCAAAGTGATCAGGAATCCCAGCAGTCAGGTGCGGGTGGCGCAAAAAACTGCGGGCCGAGCGAAGAATTATTACGCCATTGGAGAAGTGAAATCACCGGGGAAAATTCCGATCGCGCGACGGATGACTCTCCTGCAGGCCGTCGCGGTCGCGGGAGGGTATACGGATATCGCGCTGACGGAGAAAGTGGTTGTGATCTCCAAGCAGTCGGGACGTAAGCCGCTGATCCGGATCGTGAATATGAAGGTCGCGTTGATCTCGGGCGACCAAGCTCCCGATATCCCCATCAACGATAACGACATCATCTTTGTCCCGAGAAGCACGGCCGGCGACTTTTTGAACTACTACAACAAGGTGGCGCTGCCCATCATCGGGTCCGTCACAAACGTGCTCAACGGCGTCTTCATCGGCAAGGCTCTGGACGCGTCATTCAGGACGCCTACGGATCAACCAGTCACGCCGGCCATTCCGGTCTGCTGGGTCGCCGGCGTGCTGTATGGAGACCACGCCTGGCAGACCAACGTGCTTCGCTGGTACATCACCGGGCCGCTGTCGGAACACCGAGTCGGCCGCTGGTTCGCCGATCTGTATCGCCGGCATGGGCAGCAGGTCGCGCATGTGCTGGAGCGGCATCCAAGCTTGCAGATGTTCGTCAAGCCCCTCTTTGACCGCCTCCTGGCTCAGGCGATCAAGACCATAGAGACCAGAACGCATCGGGAGTCGCCCGTCGTTGCGGCGGCGGGGTTGCCGTAG
- a CDS encoding cytochrome c class I, translating to MHRGGRMKPRTWYLAVSWSLLLWSTAAQAADPSGYGQAGGEFDIKIPRVPAAELPAAKADKPPFAPTPEILAEGKAIFLGRGTCFQCHGPEGKGDGGAAKVLPIQPRDFTNPKFNKVRTPGEMMWVLKNGSMGQSGKVPGTGMLPIVGQFLSEEDGWKVLLYERSLGESR from the coding sequence ATGCACCGAGGAGGAAGAATGAAGCCCCGGACTTGGTACCTTGCTGTCAGCTGGAGCCTGCTTCTCTGGTCCACCGCCGCACAGGCCGCCGACCCATCCGGCTATGGGCAGGCCGGCGGCGAGTTCGACATCAAAATTCCACGGGTCCCGGCCGCGGAACTGCCGGCCGCCAAGGCGGATAAGCCCCCCTTCGCCCCCACCCCGGAGATCCTCGCCGAGGGCAAGGCGATCTTTCTGGGCCGCGGCACCTGTTTTCAATGCCACGGGCCGGAAGGCAAGGGCGACGGAGGCGCTGCCAAGGTGCTCCCGATCCAGCCGCGCGACTTTACGAACCCCAAATTCAACAAGGTCCGGACGCCGGGGGAAATGATGTGGGTCCTGAAGAACGGGAGCATGGGCCAATCGGGCAAAGTCCCTGGCACCGGCATGCTGCCCATCGTCGGCCAGTTCCTGAGCGAAGAGGATGGGTGGAAGGTGTTGCTCTACGAACGGAGCCTCGGCGAAAGCCGGTAA
- a CDS encoding HD domain-containing protein, translated as MALPTSPPVPQAASPAGPRTMTLEAAILTAAPTVPMTPAAPLTQPRASVLELPPDLTGFTTQTAPSSVSQVDWYGKAEAALAGIATAVNKQRAVSLGDLPQIAEGMAQSLAIDDRLLVRAISHQSGHSLIGNMVHTAIFGVKIGMGLGYRPDELAKLALAALVHDVGMFQLPAEMLDHPGRWTEGQIELLRRHPQTGADLLKQAAKAHPWLPEIVLQEHERINGTGYPKGLQGPQIHEFALVIGLADVLDAMLRSRASRKALLPHEAVRLLLSREKTGFPTRIFKSLLQQFSLFPVGTWVKLTSGEIGEVFRSNPRFPLRPAVKIIIDQGGQRLREPKNLDLSGSPLVHVAEIVDALQFA; from the coding sequence GTGGCATTGCCTACGTCGCCTCCGGTCCCGCAAGCGGCCTCGCCGGCCGGCCCACGCACGATGACCCTGGAAGCGGCGATCCTCACGGCGGCGCCAACCGTGCCGATGACTCCGGCTGCGCCCCTCACCCAGCCCAGGGCTTCGGTGCTGGAGTTGCCGCCGGATCTGACCGGATTTACCACGCAAACAGCTCCGTCTTCGGTGTCGCAGGTGGATTGGTATGGCAAGGCCGAAGCGGCTCTCGCGGGAATTGCGACGGCTGTCAACAAACAGCGTGCGGTGTCGCTCGGCGACCTTCCGCAAATTGCCGAAGGCATGGCACAGTCCCTTGCCATCGACGATCGTCTTTTAGTCCGCGCGATCTCCCACCAAAGCGGCCATTCCCTGATCGGCAACATGGTGCATACCGCCATCTTCGGTGTGAAAATCGGCATGGGACTGGGCTATCGGCCGGATGAACTGGCGAAGCTGGCGCTGGCGGCGCTGGTGCATGACGTGGGCATGTTCCAGTTGCCCGCCGAGATGCTGGACCATCCGGGCCGCTGGACGGAAGGGCAGATCGAATTGCTGCGCCGACATCCTCAAACGGGAGCCGATCTGCTCAAGCAGGCCGCCAAAGCGCATCCGTGGCTGCCCGAGATTGTGCTGCAGGAGCACGAACGGATCAACGGCACGGGCTACCCGAAGGGGCTGCAAGGGCCGCAGATTCACGAGTTCGCCTTGGTCATCGGTCTGGCGGATGTCCTCGACGCCATGCTGCGGTCGCGGGCAAGCCGGAAGGCCCTGCTTCCGCATGAGGCAGTCCGGTTGCTCCTGTCACGCGAGAAGACCGGCTTCCCCACGCGTATTTTTAAAAGCCTCCTTCAGCAGTTTTCGCTGTTTCCGGTCGGCACCTGGGTGAAGTTGACCTCGGGGGAAATCGGCGAGGTCTTCCGGTCGAACCCGCGGTTCCCGTTGCGTCCCGCGGTCAAAATCATCATTGACCAGGGCGGGCAGCGGTTGCGCGAACCCAAGAACCTGGACTTGAGCGGATCTCCCTTGGTGCATGTGGCCGAGATAGTGGATGCGCTGCAGTTTGCCTGA
- a CDS encoding AAA family ATPase: MHYEDYWGLKLSPFENVPDPKFYFPSPKHEEGLHRLLYGVEARKGALLLTGEIGCGKTTLSRQFIQHLAHERYDTALIANPAIDAQEFIGEVLYQFGLTSNGSKLDRMHQLNEHLLENLKKGKDTVVIVDEAQAIKDDSVFEELRLLLNFQLNERFLLTLILLGQPELNARINAIKQFAQRIAIRFHLPAFDLQETTKYMEFRLQTAGADRRPIFSPDAIDLIFRSSGGIPRNINTMADLALLSGFLERKAQIDGPVVSRVIADFNLGESRGSTH; encoded by the coding sequence GTGCATTACGAAGACTACTGGGGGCTGAAGCTCTCACCCTTCGAAAACGTGCCTGACCCCAAGTTTTATTTTCCTTCGCCGAAGCACGAAGAGGGGCTGCACCGTCTCCTCTACGGCGTGGAAGCGCGTAAGGGCGCGTTGTTGCTTACCGGTGAGATCGGCTGCGGCAAGACAACCCTCAGCCGCCAGTTCATTCAGCACCTAGCGCACGAACGGTATGACACGGCGTTGATCGCCAATCCCGCCATTGATGCGCAGGAGTTTATCGGCGAGGTGCTGTATCAGTTCGGGTTGACCAGCAACGGGAGCAAGCTTGACCGGATGCATCAGCTCAACGAGCATTTGCTGGAGAACCTAAAAAAAGGCAAAGACACGGTCGTCATCGTGGATGAAGCGCAGGCAATCAAAGATGACAGCGTCTTTGAGGAACTCCGGTTGCTCTTGAATTTCCAGCTCAACGAGCGCTTTCTGCTCACGCTGATCCTGCTTGGCCAGCCTGAGTTGAACGCGCGGATCAATGCCATCAAGCAGTTTGCGCAGCGCATTGCCATCCGGTTCCATTTGCCGGCCTTCGACCTTCAGGAGACCACCAAGTATATGGAATTCCGCCTCCAGACGGCGGGCGCGGACCGTCGGCCGATTTTCTCTCCGGATGCGATTGATCTGATCTTCCGGAGTTCCGGCGGGATTCCGAGGAACATCAACACCATGGCCGATTTGGCGCTGTTGAGCGGATTCCTTGAGCGGAAGGCGCAAATTGATGGCCCGGTTGTCAGCCGTGTCATCGCGGACTTTAACTTAGGGGAGTCGCGTGGTTCGACTCACTGA
- a CDS encoding PAS domain S-box protein — protein sequence MVTWLSNLPIERKLLLTSVIPVLAIVLLSAITYRSVQTFSEDEEQLNNIYLAQRKGAEYLRLALDLQSGFRGYVLTQQESFLIPFRQAEDHVLEAGDSLLAMVSGRAPQRQAILKVQQLVKRHIAEKNQLIDAVKAGHLTEAMQYIEEGRGRMLIIREQMDQFERLEQQALSEAFANIARDRSLMISVILGGGLLALALMLAALHLIARSITAPLVGLAKAMGTATGGAIPFVPILDRKDEIGALTNVMSAMSAQVRDRIAQVEKSEAELRTLNQDLAASESKYRSIVDHAPFGIFRTEGMALVYSNRYNRILAGLNPDEEGDPEAIRQSIHPEERERVLSEYAQAVRENRPYETVFRFLHKDGTITKVLSRRIPIKDDAGRTVMYQGFNIDITALEQMQARLSRAERLATLGQMAAGIAHEIRNPLVGIGSTASVLLEDAEPTDPRRPDLETILKETRRLDRIVNQIVDYARPRTLAPILFAMEELVRETLAVLGEPLAKKQIRVEGPHQPHLPPIQADRDQLKQVLLNIVQNAVEAMPNGGVLRISAFEFMRDQEPGMTLTFTDNGAGITQADLPHVFEPFFTIGKHRGTGLGLAICRNIVDAHQGEIRLESQPGRGTTVALWLPLRQPSIVSGG from the coding sequence ATAGTGACCTGGCTCAGCAACCTTCCCATTGAACGAAAGCTGCTGCTCACTTCGGTGATTCCGGTCCTGGCGATCGTCTTACTGAGCGCGATCACCTATCGCAGCGTGCAGACATTTTCGGAGGACGAAGAACAACTCAACAATATCTACCTCGCCCAGCGGAAAGGGGCCGAGTACCTGCGTCTCGCCCTCGACTTGCAATCAGGATTCAGGGGCTATGTCCTGACCCAGCAGGAAAGCTTCCTCATTCCCTTTCGGCAGGCCGAAGACCACGTACTGGAAGCGGGCGACTCTCTGCTCGCGATGGTCAGCGGTCGTGCCCCTCAGCGTCAGGCCATCCTCAAGGTCCAGCAGTTGGTCAAACGGCACATTGCCGAGAAGAACCAGCTCATCGACGCCGTGAAAGCGGGGCATCTCACGGAAGCGATGCAATACATCGAAGAAGGCCGGGGGCGCATGCTCATCATTCGGGAACAGATGGACCAGTTCGAGCGGCTCGAACAGCAGGCATTGAGCGAAGCATTTGCCAATATCGCTCGAGATCGTTCGTTAATGATATCCGTGATCCTGGGTGGAGGGCTCCTGGCGCTTGCGCTGATGCTGGCGGCATTGCACCTGATCGCCCGCTCGATCACGGCGCCCCTCGTCGGTCTGGCCAAGGCCATGGGAACCGCCACCGGAGGGGCCATCCCCTTCGTGCCGATCCTCGACCGGAAAGACGAAATCGGCGCCTTGACCAATGTGATGAGCGCGATGAGCGCGCAGGTCCGAGACCGTATCGCGCAAGTGGAAAAGTCGGAGGCCGAACTCCGCACCCTCAACCAGGATCTCGCCGCCTCGGAGTCCAAGTATCGCAGCATCGTAGATCACGCTCCCTTTGGGATCTTCAGAACGGAAGGCATGGCGCTGGTCTACAGCAACCGCTATAATCGCATCCTCGCCGGACTGAATCCGGACGAAGAAGGCGATCCGGAAGCCATCCGACAATCGATCCATCCGGAGGAACGCGAGCGGGTCCTGTCCGAGTACGCGCAGGCGGTTCGGGAGAACCGGCCCTACGAAACCGTCTTTCGGTTCCTGCACAAGGACGGGACCATCACGAAAGTCTTGAGCCGGCGCATTCCCATCAAAGACGACGCCGGCCGGACCGTCATGTACCAAGGATTCAACATCGACATCACGGCGCTGGAGCAGATGCAGGCACGCCTCAGCCGGGCCGAACGCCTGGCGACGCTCGGCCAAATGGCGGCCGGTATCGCGCACGAGATCCGCAATCCCCTGGTCGGAATCGGGTCCACCGCCTCGGTGCTGCTCGAAGACGCCGAGCCGACGGACCCCCGGCGTCCGGATCTTGAAACCATTCTGAAAGAAACCCGCCGACTCGACCGGATCGTGAATCAGATCGTCGACTACGCCCGTCCCCGGACGCTGGCGCCGATCCTGTTCGCCATGGAGGAGCTGGTGCGGGAGACCCTGGCCGTTCTGGGAGAGCCGCTCGCGAAGAAACAGATCCGCGTCGAAGGCCCCCACCAGCCCCATCTGCCCCCGATCCAGGCCGACCGGGACCAACTCAAACAGGTGCTGCTCAACATTGTCCAGAACGCGGTCGAGGCGATGCCCAATGGCGGCGTTCTCCGGATTTCTGCCTTCGAGTTCATGCGCGATCAGGAACCGGGCATGACGCTGACGTTCACCGACAACGGGGCCGGCATCACCCAGGCCGATTTGCCGCATGTCTTCGAGCCCTTTTTCACCATCGGCAAGCATCGCGGCACGGGGCTCGGCTTGGCCATCTGCCGCAACATTGTGGACGCTCATCAAGGCGAGATCCGGCTGGAGAGCCAGCCGGGACGGGGCACAACCGTGGCCCTGTGGCTCCCGCTGCGGCAACCCTCGATCGTGTCCGGAGGCTAA
- the arsC gene encoding arsenate reductase (glutaredoxin): protein MKITIYQKPTCSTCREAVKLLAASGQPYEAVNYYETPFTKTTLKEVLKKAGLAAKDVLRTKEYIYKELGLAKKQASEDELIDLMLRHPDLIQRPLVVKGTRAMLARPAETIKQLL from the coding sequence ATGAAGATCACGATTTATCAAAAACCCACCTGCAGCACCTGCCGGGAAGCCGTCAAGCTCCTCGCCGCGAGCGGCCAGCCCTATGAGGCCGTGAACTATTACGAGACCCCCTTCACCAAAACGACGTTGAAGGAGGTGCTGAAGAAGGCGGGGCTCGCGGCTAAAGACGTGCTGCGGACCAAGGAATACATCTACAAGGAACTGGGGCTGGCGAAAAAGCAGGCGTCGGAAGACGAACTGATCGACCTGATGCTCAGGCACCCGGACCTGATCCAACGGCCGCTGGTCGTCAAGGGCACGCGCGCGATGCTGGCCAGGCCGGCGGAGACGATCAAACAGCTGCTTTAG
- a CDS encoding DUF255 domain-containing protein → MSSSERPANRLARETSPYLLQHAHNPVDWYPWGEEALRRARELNRPILLSIGYSACHWCHVMERESFEDERIASLMNEHFVCIKVDREERPDLDEIYMQATLQLNQGQGGWPMTVFLTPQQEPFFAGTYFPPADKWGRPGFPAVLRKVAEFWRKDPDALRQQAAQLTERMKQTLQGGSPMAVGQAELDAVVTQSAEEFDARHGGFGGAPKFPPATGLSLLLRCHHRTGDPQVLHMVRKTLDAMAAGGMYDQIGGGFARYSTDERWLVPHFEKMLYDNALLTRTYLEAYQVTQDLEYRRIATETLDYIVREMTSPDGGFYSATDADSEGVEGKYFVWTPEQIRAVIPDETEARRFCSFYDITPGGNWEQASIPNRPRSWEAVAQELGIEPEELRRTVEQVKPLVYEARRQRIPPALDDKILTAWNGMMISAMAEGTRVLLAPRYLQTAERAADFLLTSLSRPDGGLYRTYRAGKAHLPAYLEDYAYLAEGLVDLYEAGGAERYLKDAVRLAERILADFSDQEKGGFFTTAKDHEALLLRSREGPDGAIPSGNAVAASALARLSFHYDRQDFREAATLAIRAYGRQTTRYPRAFAKSLAVVDLLLAGPVELALVGTPGKPDYEALRAAVNRPYLPNRIIAHHDSSGSATTHPLLSGKTLVQGRAALYICRNFACQAPITDPQTVATTLAGPDKAAAPSGSGQKTLAGSRLPGHATAGGTGAYAVRMVNRPGVLRGLAHGYTTFGSTGLTASKLGFGCYRTHTEEPEHREALIKALREGINVIDTSTNYADGDSERLVGLVLADLIKQGEVTREEIIVVSKIGYVQGQNLKLAEAREKAGKPYPEMVKYGEGIWHCLHPEFLADQLDLSLDRLGVETLDVLLLHNAEYFLSDAARRMDKNLDRLREEFYRRLRAAFIYLESQVQAGRIQCYGVSSNTCTAEPNDPEAVSLSRMLDSAQATAKELGLPRHHLHVLQCPMNLFESGALLTPNCGPGTRQTVLDLAKAEGLAVLLNRPLNAMQPKRGGMTRLASLPIEASTVAFEAQRDLLAKLEEEYRRAIAPAVTHAGQGMPPAEYFNWAAELTGLRPRIQSLEHWEQIETQMIAPHINQVLRALTQHLSGELGDRWQDWRERYIPELLTLLKELRHEATVKSRARTDAIAAAIAPLLPESRRHTSLSRKALWILASTPGVTSVLNGMRSRGYVEDSAGILGWEPLPNPRAIYEALRNTPA, encoded by the coding sequence ATGTCATCGAGCGAGCGACCGGCCAACCGTTTGGCCCGTGAAACCAGCCCCTACCTGCTTCAACACGCCCACAATCCCGTCGACTGGTACCCCTGGGGAGAGGAGGCGCTGCGCCGGGCGCGCGAGCTGAACCGCCCCATCCTCCTGTCCATCGGCTATTCCGCCTGTCACTGGTGCCATGTGATGGAGCGGGAATCCTTCGAGGATGAGCGGATCGCGTCGCTCATGAACGAACACTTCGTCTGCATCAAGGTGGACCGGGAAGAACGGCCCGACCTGGACGAGATTTACATGCAGGCCACCCTCCAGCTCAACCAGGGCCAGGGCGGCTGGCCCATGACCGTCTTCCTGACCCCCCAGCAGGAACCCTTCTTCGCCGGCACCTACTTTCCCCCGGCCGACAAGTGGGGCCGCCCGGGATTCCCTGCTGTCCTGCGCAAGGTCGCAGAGTTCTGGCGAAAAGACCCGGACGCCTTGCGACAGCAAGCGGCTCAGTTGACCGAGCGGATGAAACAGACCTTGCAAGGAGGCTCGCCCATGGCCGTGGGCCAGGCCGAGTTGGACGCAGTCGTGACCCAGTCAGCCGAGGAATTCGACGCCCGCCACGGAGGATTCGGCGGCGCGCCGAAATTTCCTCCCGCCACCGGACTCTCCCTCTTGCTCCGCTGCCACCATCGAACCGGCGACCCGCAGGTCTTGCACATGGTGCGGAAGACGCTGGATGCCATGGCGGCCGGCGGGATGTACGACCAGATCGGAGGCGGCTTCGCCCGTTACTCCACCGACGAACGCTGGCTGGTGCCCCACTTCGAGAAAATGCTCTACGACAACGCCTTGCTGACCCGCACCTATCTTGAAGCCTATCAGGTCACGCAGGACCTGGAATACCGGCGCATCGCGACCGAAACCCTGGACTACATTGTCCGCGAAATGACGTCCCCGGACGGAGGCTTCTACTCGGCCACCGATGCGGATTCCGAAGGGGTGGAAGGCAAATACTTCGTCTGGACGCCGGAGCAGATCCGCGCCGTCATCCCCGACGAAACAGAGGCCCGGCGCTTCTGCTCCTTCTACGACATCACCCCCGGCGGCAACTGGGAACAGGCCAGTATCCCCAACCGGCCCCGTTCCTGGGAAGCCGTCGCACAGGAACTGGGGATCGAGCCGGAGGAACTCCGCCGCACGGTCGAACAGGTCAAGCCGCTCGTATACGAAGCCAGACGCCAGCGCATCCCGCCGGCCCTGGACGACAAGATCCTCACCGCCTGGAACGGCATGATGATCAGCGCCATGGCCGAAGGAACCAGGGTCTTGCTTGCGCCCCGCTACTTACAGACGGCCGAGCGAGCTGCAGACTTTTTATTGACGTCGCTCTCTCGTCCCGACGGAGGCCTCTACCGAACCTACAGAGCCGGGAAGGCCCACTTACCCGCCTATCTCGAAGACTATGCGTACCTGGCGGAAGGGCTGGTTGACCTCTACGAAGCAGGAGGCGCAGAACGCTACCTCAAGGACGCGGTCCGCCTGGCCGAACGCATCCTGGCCGATTTTTCCGATCAGGAGAAAGGCGGCTTCTTCACTACGGCCAAGGACCATGAAGCCTTGCTCCTGCGCAGCCGCGAAGGACCGGACGGAGCCATCCCCAGCGGCAACGCCGTAGCCGCGTCGGCCCTGGCCCGCCTCTCCTTTCATTATGACCGACAGGACTTTCGTGAGGCCGCGACCTTGGCCATCCGGGCCTATGGCCGCCAGACGACCCGCTACCCCCGAGCCTTCGCCAAGAGTCTGGCCGTGGTGGATCTGTTGCTGGCAGGGCCGGTTGAGTTGGCCCTGGTCGGAACCCCCGGGAAACCGGACTATGAAGCCCTGCGCGCGGCAGTCAACCGTCCCTACTTGCCCAATCGCATCATCGCCCATCACGATTCAAGCGGGTCGGCAACCACCCATCCGCTGCTGAGTGGCAAAACCCTGGTCCAGGGTCGTGCGGCCCTCTATATCTGCCGCAACTTTGCCTGCCAGGCCCCGATCACCGATCCGCAGACAGTGGCGACGACATTAGCCGGCCCGGACAAGGCGGCGGCCCCATCCGGCTCAGGACAGAAAACCCTTGCCGGTAGCCGCCTCCCCGGCCATGCCACAGCCGGCGGCACCGGTGCCTATGCAGTCCGGATGGTGAACCGACCCGGAGTGCTCAGGGGATTGGCGCACGGCTATACGACGTTCGGCTCCACCGGCCTGACCGCCAGCAAACTCGGGTTCGGTTGCTACCGCACCCATACGGAAGAGCCGGAGCATCGCGAGGCCCTCATCAAAGCCCTGCGCGAAGGGATCAACGTCATCGACACCTCCACCAACTATGCCGACGGAGACAGCGAGCGTCTCGTCGGGCTCGTGCTGGCGGATCTGATCAAGCAGGGCGAGGTGACCCGCGAAGAGATCATCGTCGTCTCCAAGATCGGCTATGTGCAGGGCCAAAACTTGAAACTGGCGGAGGCGCGCGAAAAGGCCGGCAAGCCGTACCCGGAGATGGTCAAATACGGCGAAGGAATCTGGCACTGCCTGCATCCAGAGTTTCTGGCCGACCAGTTGGACCTATCGCTGGATCGGCTGGGCGTGGAGACCTTGGATGTCTTGCTGTTACACAATGCAGAATACTTCCTCTCCGACGCGGCCCGCCGGATGGACAAGAACCTGGATCGGCTGCGGGAGGAGTTCTACCGCCGGCTCCGGGCAGCCTTTATCTATCTGGAAAGCCAAGTCCAGGCAGGACGTATTCAATGCTACGGGGTTTCCTCCAACACCTGCACGGCGGAGCCCAATGATCCGGAAGCCGTCTCCCTGAGCCGCATGCTGGACTCGGCCCAGGCGACGGCGAAGGAGCTGGGCCTGCCTCGCCATCATCTGCATGTGTTGCAATGTCCGATGAATCTGTTCGAATCGGGCGCGCTGCTCACACCCAACTGCGGTCCGGGAACCCGGCAGACGGTCCTAGACCTGGCCAAGGCCGAAGGCCTCGCCGTCTTGCTGAACCGACCGCTCAATGCCATGCAGCCGAAGCGAGGCGGTATGACCAGGCTGGCCTCGCTCCCGATCGAGGCCTCGACCGTGGCCTTTGAGGCTCAGCGGGACCTTCTGGCCAAGCTGGAAGAGGAATACCGGCGCGCCATCGCCCCTGCCGTCACCCATGCAGGCCAGGGCATGCCGCCGGCGGAGTATTTCAACTGGGCGGCGGAACTGACCGGACTGCGGCCGCGTATCCAAAGCCTGGAACATTGGGAACAGATCGAAACCCAGATGATCGCGCCGCACATCAACCAGGTCCTGCGCGCCCTCACGCAACATCTGAGCGGCGAGCTGGGGGACCGCTGGCAGGATTGGCGTGAACGGTACATTCCTGAGCTGCTGACGCTCTTGAAAGAACTGCGCCACGAGGCGACCGTGAAGAGCCGGGCCAGGACCGACGCCATCGCCGCCGCCATCGCCCCCCTGCTGCCCGAATCCAGGCGCCATACATCCCTCTCTCGGAAAGCTCTCTGGATTCTCGCCTCCACACCGGGCGTCACCAGCGTATTGAACGGCATGCGTAGCCGTGGCTATGTCGAGGACTCCGCCGGTATCCTTGGATGGGAGCCGCTCCCGAACCCACGAGCGATCTATGAAGCCTTGCGGAACACGCCAGCCTAG
- the rnd gene encoding ribonuclease D codes for MAQPGPHYIADRDSLQALCVRLREHPRFALDTEFVGEDSFVPRLELIQVAAGDISAVIDFPAIGSLGDFAALLNDPGIEKVVHAGRQDLELFYAHTGQLPASVFDTQMAAAMVGYGTQVAYAQLVQRIVGTKLDKSHTLSNWSQRPLSPEQIAYALDDVLYLLQVHEHLQQRLRLLGRLDWVQEEFRRLESKLMEASSEAGLRYQRIRGWDGLKPKSAAVLRELANWREGEARRRNVPRGRVVRDEVLLELARRQPATPAALRVTRGLHASEAEKRGEAILAAIKTGLALPPSEWPEIPRERKPEPEAAGLVELLQAVLKACALEAEIAPSLLASAADLQQLAEAKGSRESVDVPILQGWRRVLAGETLLKVLDGAVRVRVEPKSGRLRLETVDPDR; via the coding sequence ATGGCCCAGCCCGGCCCGCACTACATAGCCGATCGTGATTCGTTGCAGGCGCTCTGCGTCCGTCTGCGGGAACATCCGCGGTTCGCCCTGGACACGGAGTTCGTGGGAGAGGACAGCTTCGTGCCCCGGCTGGAACTCATTCAGGTGGCGGCGGGGGATATCAGCGCCGTGATCGATTTTCCCGCCATCGGCTCGCTCGGCGACTTTGCGGCGCTGCTCAACGATCCCGGCATCGAGAAGGTGGTGCATGCGGGGCGGCAGGATCTGGAGCTGTTCTACGCGCATACGGGGCAGCTGCCGGCCTCGGTGTTCGACACGCAGATGGCTGCGGCCATGGTCGGGTATGGGACGCAGGTGGCCTATGCGCAACTCGTGCAACGTATCGTCGGGACCAAGCTGGACAAGTCCCACACGCTCTCGAACTGGAGTCAACGGCCGCTGTCCCCCGAGCAGATCGCCTATGCCCTCGACGATGTCCTGTACCTGCTGCAGGTCCACGAGCATCTCCAGCAGCGTCTTCGGTTGTTGGGGCGCCTGGACTGGGTGCAGGAAGAGTTCCGGCGTCTGGAATCCAAGCTGATGGAGGCCTCGTCGGAGGCCGGGCTCCGTTACCAACGGATCCGCGGGTGGGATGGGTTGAAGCCCAAGTCGGCGGCGGTGCTCCGGGAGTTGGCCAACTGGCGGGAAGGGGAAGCTCGGCGGCGGAATGTGCCGCGGGGGCGGGTTGTGCGGGATGAGGTCTTGTTGGAACTGGCGCGCCGTCAGCCTGCAACCCCGGCCGCTCTGCGCGTAACGCGCGGGTTGCATGCCTCGGAAGCGGAGAAGCGGGGAGAGGCGATTCTCGCCGCGATCAAGACCGGTCTGGCTCTACCTCCGTCGGAATGGCCGGAGATCCCGCGCGAGCGCAAGCCGGAGCCGGAGGCCGCCGGCCTGGTCGAGCTGCTCCAAGCCGTGTTGAAGGCCTGTGCGCTGGAGGCCGAGATCGCGCCCAGCCTGCTGGCCAGCGCCGCGGACCTGCAACAGTTGGCGGAGGCCAAGGGGAGCCGCGAATCGGTGGATGTGCCGATCTTACAGGGCTGGCGGCGGGTGCTGGCCGGCGAGACTCTGCTCAAGGTGCTGGATGGAGCGGTGAGGGTAAGAGTGGAGCCGAAGAGCGGAAGACTCAGGCTGGAGACGGTCGATCCGGACCGCTAA